The DNA sequence ATCTACAGATTTCTCCGGATCGACAACATAAGCTACTACTGGAGTTGCAGTAAATGTTTGATCATCCGCATACACCCGCTCCATTGGCTGCTGCGCATAACAATCCACTCCCGCTAACAAAAGCAGGCCCGTGATCACCGGCCACACTATGCGCATCATGCTAATCGTTTGGGAAGGATTGGGATGTTCGGCGCTTGTGCTAGATGAAAAGAAATTGGCTCATCCGGATGTGTCCCGGGTTGGGCATAATTACGTGTGAACGCATGAAGGTGAAAAGTAAAGTTTTCTCCATATGGATTTTAATTAAGAAGAATTGATTGGGGCTTTGGAAAAAGGATCCCCTATACTCGCAGTTCTTTCGCTACTTGCCTTTTTACTGTGTTGTTTTGGCTTGTTTGGTCTACTATCTATGACTTCGTCAAAGGTAACTGTATTTTATATTGCCATGCAATGACATATATGTCAGTTTTTTTAAAATTTTCTTGTGGCGTTTTGTGCTGGTTTTTGCCTATATTTCCCTTTGAAAAGACTAACCGGATTTTACCAATTTTTATGAAAAAACTTCATTCATCCGTATCTCGGCGCGAATTTATTTTGAAAGGGGCGGTCGCGGCCGCTACTGTGCCTTTATTATTGCGAAATTCTCCCGGTATGGCGGGACCTTTTCCGGGCCCGGGCGGGAAACTCAGACACGCTTGTATAGGAGTTGGTGGAATGGGGGCGCACGATCTGAAACAGTTCATGGCCCATGCGGGGGTGGAGATCGTGGCTTTATGTGATGTGGACGAAAATCACCTGAAAACGGCTGCAGAGATGGTTCCGGGAGCGCGTACTTATACGGACTGGCGGGAATTACTGAAGGAGGAACGGAAGAATATCGATTCGGTGAATGTGACTGTGCCGGATCATAATCATTTTGTTATTGCAAGGGAGGCGATCAGGAGGCGGAAGCATGTATATTGTCAGAAGCCGATGTGTCATGATGTAAAGGAGGTACGGGTGCTTACGGAGGCGGCGGTGAAGGCGGGTGTGATCACTCAGCTGGGAACGCAGGTGGCTTCCTCGGACGGCGACCGTACCGGAGTGCAGTGGATTAAAGAACAGCCAATAGGAAAAGTTAAGCATATTTATCTGTGTTCCAATCGGCCGGGGGCGATCAAAACTTATCGCCTGGAAGGGCCGCGGCCTGAACAGGGACAGGAACCGCCGGCGAATTTGAACTGGGATTTATGGTTGGGAACGGCTCCCGAACGGCCGTATGCTCCAACCATCTACCATCCGGCAATATGGCGGAGCTGGCAGGATTTCGGGACGGGCTGGTCGGGCGATATCGGCTGCCATATTTTTGATGCTGTTTGGAAGGGACTGGGCTTGAAGGCGCCGAAAACTGTTATTGCCGAAGTGCAGGAATCCTGGAAAAATTCACCTGAGCGAAATAGCGATACCTGGCCGCAGGGTGATCATATAACCTGGGTTTTCCCGGGAAATGAGATGACGGAATCGGATGAATTGACAATTGAATGGTTCGATGGGGAATTTTATCCGCCGGAAAAGGTCAGGGCGCTTTTTTCGGTAGAAAATTATCCGGCGGAGTCGGCCATGTTGATTGGTACGGAAGGCGCTTTGCTGATCCCTCATGGCGGAATGCCGGTGTTGCTGCCTGAAAGTAAGTTTGCGACGTATCCGCACCCTGCTTTAGCGACACGGAATCATTATCATCATTTTGTAGATGCTTGCCTGGGAGGAGAGAAGACGGAGTCGCACTTTGCCCAGAGCGGCCCGATGACAGAAGCTATCCTGCTGGGGACGGTAGCAATACGCGTTCCGGGACAGTTGCTTGAATGGGATCCAGTTAAAATGCGGTTTCCCAATCATCCCGAAGCGGAACAGCTCCTGGAACGCCAGTATCGCAAAGGCTGGAGATAGTTCGTTTCCGGAAAGGATTCACTTTTTTTCAGGAGGTACTTTGTACCCTTTTTCCCGGGCTTCGGAAAGTGCAATGGCAATGGCCTGGTCCCTGTCGGTGACTTTGTCGCCGCTGCTGCTTTTTAGCTTTCCTTCTTTCATTCTTTTCATGGTTTCTTCAACCAGTTCCTGGGTTTTTTCAGAATACTTTGCCATGATTGTATTGTTTTGTTTCAGATACTTTGGGAATTTTAAAAAACCCGGGATGGCCTGCATGTAACCGCCCCGGGGGTAAATTATCCGGGCAATTTAAATATCCCGGAGGATTTTTCTGACTTCATCTCTGGATTTGCCCAGTTTGTCCTGCAGCTTTCCAATCAATTCGTCTTCTTTTCCTTCTTCGTATTTCAGATCATCGTCTGTCAGGGAACCGTAGGATTGTTTCAGTTTTCCTTTGGCCTGGTTCCATTTGCCTTTTAATTCTAGATTATCCATGACTTTTTTTGTTGATTCCCTTTAAAGAAAACAATTACTATTCCAGCGCCGGATAATGATTAAAACAGGCTGGAGAAAGTATGGCTGGATCAGAGTCTATAGAAACGGGGCAGGGGGGCTACAGGCGGGTAAATAAATCGCTGCCGTTACATCGGGCAAACACCTGGTGACTATTGTTCTATGTACGAATTCAGATCGCAAGACTAGCTCCTGGAAACGGGAAAGCTATTCAGGATGGTAGATATGTATTTGCAGATCTCGTTAAAACGGACGGGTTTCGTAAAAAAATGGTTAGCGCCCAGTTTGCGGGTTTCTTCTTCGTTTTTGGACCAGTTACTGGTGGTATAAATGCATACAGGAATGTGATGCAGGGTTTGTGTTTTCTTTATTTCCGCCAGGCACTGGATGCCGTTGAGTACGGGCATATTCAGATCCATGAAAATATAATCAGGAAGAACTGAAGGATCCTTTTTCAAAAAATCCAATGCTTCCTCGCCGTTGTAAACACTTACGCATTCAATGGTGGGATCGACTTCTTTAACGGCGTCAATGAACAGTTCCTGGTCTTCCGTATCGTCGTCGACGATTAAAAATCTAGTACCCTTCATAATAATAGTTAAAATTACGAAAGAAATGTAGAAAACTGTAAAATAACCGGATAAAACTGGTAGATTTGTTTTTATCCTGATTTGAGATAAGTCCACTAATATTCTATGGCAGTAAGAATGGGAATCCCGGTGAATCCGGAAAAGGCGGTAGAAATTGAAAGTAGTTACCGCCAGCTTGTCCAGGGAATGCCAGGGGCTGTTTATACTTGTGACCGGGAAGGCCGCATTACATTTTATAACAAGGCTTCCGCCGCCCTCTGGGGCAGGAAGCCGGAAATAGGAAAGGACATGTGGTGCGGTTCCTGGAAAATATACGAAGCCGACGGCTTTACGCTTATGCCGCTTGAAAAATGCCCTATGGCTATGAAACTGCGGGGTCAGAAAGTCAAGCCGGGGACGGAAATAATTATTGAAAGGCCGGATGGAGTAAAGCGGAATGTGGCAGTTTATCCCGAAACAATTTATGATTCATCAGGAAATATTGCCGGCGCTTTTAATATGCTAATGGATATTACCGTGCAAAAGCGGGCGGAAAACGTCCTGAGGGTGGGAAAGGAGCAATACCGGAAATTAGCTGAAGATCTTGAAATGCGCGTTCAGAGACGAACTCAGGCGCTTAGCAAGGCAAATCAATACCTTGAGCGTTCCAACAAGGAACTGGAGCAGTTTGCTTTTGTGACTTCCCATGATCTACAGGAGCCATTACGGAAAATACAGACCTACGGCGAGATTCTTTATAATAAACACGCCGGCTCCATGGATGAAAAGGGCCGGGCTTATCTCGGGAAAATTGTAAGCTCGTCCCGCAGGCTCTCTACGCTTATTAATTCCTTGCTTACTTTTTCTTTATTGAATCAACCGGGCGGCACGCTGGAACCTGTGGACCTTAATAAGGTATTGCACGATGTGCTGGATGATTTTGAGCTGTTGATAAAAGAAAAACAGGCCGTAATAAATGCTGATCCGCTTCCCTGGATAAAAGCGGACCCCCTGCAGATAAACCAGATATTTTCCAATCTGGTGTCGAATGCGCTTAAATTTTCAAGAGAAGGAGTGGCGCCTGTCATAGAGATCAAGATCCGCAAGCTGCCCGCGAAAGAAATGGCTCTGCATGTTTCCCTGGATAAACACCTGTCTTATTTTGAATTGCTTGTCGTGGATAATGGAATCGGTTTTGAGCAGAAACATGCCGAAAAGATATTCGAAATTTTCCAGCGTTTGCATGACAAGCAAACCTACAAAGGCACGGGAATTGGCCTTACCATTTGTGCAAAAGCGGTAGCCAATCACAGGGGACATATTTATGCCCGTTCCGGCAAAAAAAAGGGAGCTTCCTTTTACGTGCTTCTGCCTTTTGAACATGAATCAACGCCCGGGAACCTCAATCAAACGGGGGAACCGGCGCCAGCGGCGGAAAGCTGAATCAACGATAGGTCCGTAGATCAGCTTTCGCTCTCCTGATCAGCTTTCGCTCCCTGAATCCACTTCCGGGAATCTGGCGATTGCGGGAAACCGATCACTTTAAGCCCAAACAAACGTCATTCACCTGCGGTATCAGCCCCGGTGGCGTCTGCTCCGGTCGTGTCGGCGGTGTCAATGGCCATGGAATCCCTAAGGGGCGTTTCAGGCATTCCATCCCTTACCTGGGGTTCGTCAAGCCTTTCTTTTTCATTGAGTTCGTTCGTTTCCGAAGGATCATTTGAGTTCTCCCCGGAAGGATTCTGGCAGGCATACATCGTCATGGAAAGGACGATAGCTAAACTGATTCCTGTGATTTTCATGATTTACTTGCTTTTAAAATATTACTTAGCGAGTTTTTGGTTTTTCCGGTTGCTTCCCAAAGGTCTCCCAGTTGCTTTACCCGATTTCCGATTGTATGGATGGTAAAGTCGCCCGGGTTTAGTTTTTCGTTGACTTCCGCCCAATTTAGGGGGGCAGATACCGTGGCCTGCGGGCGGGGCCTTGCGGAATAGGGTGCCGCCAGGGTTTGGCCGCGGGTGTTCTGCAGGTAGTCGAGATAGATCTTTTTTTGCCTCTTGGAAGGGCTGCGGACCAGGCTGGTGATAGCAGGCAGTAATTCATGCGCTTTCTGGGCAATGAACTGTGCTGCGATCCGTGTTACTTCAAAATTATAGCGCCGGGTAAGGGGAATGTAAATATGCAGGCCGGTTGCGCCGGAAGTTTTACAAAAGCCGCCCAGTTCAAGGTTATCCAATACTTCCTTTACCGCCAGTGCCGCTTCAATTACGGCTGAAAAGGAAATTTTTTCCGGGTCCAGATCAATAGCTATATAATCGGGAAAATCGATGCGGGGAGACCTCGAAAGCCAGGGATTGATTTCGATGCATCCCAGGTTGGCCATATATAGAAGGGTGGCTTCGTTATTACAAACCAGGTAGTCGATTTCCTTATTATTCGATTCCGAATGAATGGGAACGGTTTTTATCCACTCCGGCGCGTTTTTCAGATCAAAGTCCTTTTGGAAAAATCCTGCCTTGGTAATCCCGTCAGGGTGCCGGTGCAGCGACTGGGGGCGGTCCTTCAGGTAAGGCAGCAGGTAGCCGGACATCTCCTGGTAATAAGCCACCAGATCCCCCTTGCTGATCTTTTCCCGGGGCCAGTATAATTTGCCGGGATTACTTATGGTAATATTCCGGTTCCCTGCCTTTAGCTGGAGACTTTTGCCGGATTTGGCGCCGGCCGGGCTGCTTTCTTTACCGGCACTGTCGCCTTTGACTGCGTTAGCTTTCTTAGAGGCCCCTTTACGCGCTTTCCTTGCTATACCCTCATTCGCGTTTTCCGCTTTCCCTGCGCCCTTGTTTGCGCTCGCATCCTCAGGGTCAACAGGTTTTTCATGAACGATCATGTCCGCTGCTTTATCTTCTCTCAGGGCGATAAAAATAGGCTGGCGCATATGCCCTCCATTGGTCCATTCGGCAAATTTTACTTCGCAAACCAGTTCGGGCTTTAGCCAGGTAACCGGCGCGTTGGTTTTTGGCTTTTTATCAAAAGGGCTTTTGTCTTGTATGAGCGGCCGCATTTTTTCATAGACGTCATTGAGTGATTCCTGGTTAAACCCTCCGCCTGTGTGGCCGATGTACTTCAGCTTCCCGTTTTCATTAACGGCAAGTATCAGCGCGCCAAATTTTTTGCGGCTTTCCCTGGGATCCGTGAAACCTGCTATAATCGCTTCCTGCCGCTGATGGGTTTTTATTTTCAGCCATTGATCACTCCTGCGGCCGGGCTGGTAGCTGCTGCTGCCTGACTTTGCCAGCAAACCTTCGCCTTTTTCCCTGAGGATCTTCTTAAAATACTTCTCTCCTTCATTAATTACATACTCCGTATTTTGAACCCGGGCGTCTTTTGTTCCGGCAGATCTTAATTCCCCCAAAGAGTTAAATAATTCATTTAGCAACTCTTTGCGCTGGAAAAGCTCCATGCTTTTAAGATCATATCCTTTGAATTCCAGGAGGTCAAAAACATAATAAACGAGGGTGCCTTTGGCGCTTTTTTTATAGTTCTGTAATAGCTGGAATTCGGGTTTTCCCTGCTTGTTGAGGGCCACGATCTCGCCGTCAAGCACCAGGTCGTGTTCAATTTCCGACAGGATACCGGCTATAGGTTCATAATCTTTATTAAATGATTTGCCGCTCCGTGAATAGAGCCGGACGGCGCCGCTGCTAACTTCGGCGATGGCGCGGTAACCGTCCCATTTGTTTTCAAACAACCAGCCTTCCCTGCTGAAGGGTTTGCCTATGAGCGTGGCCAGCATAGGTTTGATGAAATCTGCGGCGGAAGCCCTGGCTGCGGTGCGTTTTGTCTCTTCACCTGCCGGGCGCCGGGATGCGCCGCTTTTTTTTCGGTTATTTTTTTTCTCCTTTATTGCGGCGGGAACCTGGTCTTCGCTATTGTAAGGTGTTTCTGTTGAAAATTTGTCTTTATGTTTAATGAGGAGCCAGGAATTGTCTTCCGCACCCTTCATCTTCACCAGGGCAAATTCCCCTTTTAACTTTTTCCCTTTCAATAAAAACTTGAGGCTGCCGGATCTTAATTCCTTTAGCAGTTCCTTTTCCGGGTTGGCGCTTTTGTCAAGCGGCTCATAAAAGCCTTCGTCCCATTTGTACACAACGCCTGCCCCGTAATTCCCTTCAGGGATGATCCCCTCAAAGTCCTTATAGTCATAAGGATGGTCTTCCACCATCATGGCCAGGCGTTTGTCGGAAGGGTTCAGCGAAGGGCCCTTAGGTACTGCCCAGCTTTTCAGGACACCCTCCATTTCCAGCCGGAAATCATAATGCAAGCGGGAAGCATGATGGCGCTGCACTACGAACCGGAGCTTTTTGTCCTCCTTTCGCGCATTTTTGCCTTCGCGTTTTGGTTTGGGTTCAGGACTGTCCTTAAAACTCCTTTTCTTTCTATAGGTTGTTAAACTCATGTTCAGGAAGCCTTTTTGTTCGATTTAAGACTGGCTTTCAACTGTTTCAGCAGGTCGTCGGACTTGGTTTTCGGAACTTTTAGTTTCCGGACGGTAGGCCGTTTACCCTTGGCTTTTGCCTTGATGATCTTCATCAGGTCATGTGAGTACTCGTCCTTGAATTTCCGGATATCAAATTTGGCGGTGTAGCGGTCTATCAGTTCCATGGCCATCTCCATTTCCTCCTTGCCTATCTTAATTTTTTCCGGCACATTCAGGTCTTCGCTTGAACGAAGCTCTTCTTCAAAGCGAAGCTTGTTCAGCACCAGCACATTGCCTTTAGGACGAAGCACCGCCAAGCTTTCGGAACTGCGCATCACGAAGGTCGCGATCCCTGCCTTCCCGCTCTTTTCCAGGGCCTTCAGCAGTAAGCTGTATGGTTTCTGCCCTCCTTTATCCGGCTCCACGTAGTAGGGCGCTTCAAAGTACATGCTGTCTATTTCGCTTTCCTTTACGAAATCCTGGATATTTATCAGCCTGGTTTTTTCAGGGCTTGCTTCTTCAAAGTCGTCTTCTTCGAGTATAATATATTCATCATCCAGCTCGTAACCTTTGACAATATCGTCCCAGTCTACCACTTTGCCGGTATTTTCATTGATGCGTTGGTATTTTATCCGGGAATGGTCGCGCCGGTCAAGCATATCCAGATCCAGCCTGCTGGACTGCGAGGCGCTGAACAATTTTACAGGAATATTCACCAGCCCGAAGCCAATGGAACCCGACCAGATTGCTCTCATATCATGTTTTTCTATAATCAGGCCCCATAATGATGCCATAGCGGCTCTGCGAACCCGCTGCCTGCCTCCCCGGCTATGCATTGTTCGTTTACCGTAGAAGCAAATCCCTTTTCGAGGAATGCTTTGCTCAGTAAGGAGCTGCTATTAGCGATCAGCCGTAGCAGAGTTATGTCGTTGACATGAAACGGGCGCCTCGCAGCGGTTCTGGCAGTATCTTTTCTTTGATAACGATAGTTGATAACGATAGTCAAAGGAACCTTACCCGCATGAAGCTGCATCCCCTTGTTAAGATCAATCTCATTTTACTGCTGTTTTTCCTGGTGTTCGCAGGTTTGTATTTTGCCCGGAGTTTCCTTGTGCCTATTTCCTTCGGCGCCATTTTCGCGATGGTCATGATCCCCCTTAGCAAACGCCTTGAAAACCTGGGGCTGCACAGAGCCTTGTCTGCGCTTGTCTGTTTACTGTTGCTGGTGGCGATCTTCTCGGGGTTAATTGCGCTGCTGTCATCCCAGGTAGCGAGTTTCAGCAAAGATATGGCGGTAATCGAAACCCAGGTGAACAGGCAGCTTGACGAAGCCCAGCGGTTCATTGAGCAAAAAGTAGGCATTTCCTACGAGAGCCAGGAAAAGATGATCAAGGAACAAACTTCCGGTGATAATAGTCCCAGCACCCTGGTTGCAGGGTTAATAGGTTCTCTCACGAAGGTAATTATGAACGGTTTCCTGGTTATAATCTATCTCTTTCTTTTCATCTATTACCGGACGCGGCTTAAAAAATTTGTTTTAAAGCTGGTAAGGGGCGAAAATAAAGAACGGGTACATGATGTGATCAGCCGCTCCAGCCAGGTAGCGCAGCATTACCTGCTGGGAAGGGGTATCCTGATGATCGTCCTCACCGTTTTTTATTTGGTAGGGCTGTCCGTGGTGGGAGTGAGGAACGCGCTCTTCTTTTCCGTACTGGCGGCCCTGCTCAGCATTGTCCCCTGGGTAGGTAACTTATTCGGGATGATACTGCCTATGCTAATGGTCTTTGTCCAGGGAGGCGATATCCGGATCATCCTGGGAGTGATGCTTGTATTCGGGATCACCCAGCTTATAGATACGTATATATTCGAGCCGCTCGTGCTTGGCTACCAGGTAAATATACATCCGCTCTTTATTATAATTATTGCCGTTCTGGGAGAAATAGTTTGGGGAATTCCCGGTCTTATTCTTTCAATTCCCGTGCTGGGGATGGTGAAGATCGTTTTCGATAATGTGGATGCGCTGGAACCCTACGCCTACCTGCTGGGGGCTCCCAGGCAAAGCCGGCGGGAATCAGCTGTGGTAAGAAAGATCAAGAGCTGGTTCCGTTAAAATTGGCAGAAAAAATGTAATTTTGCGGGTATCTAAAATTACAGGAATTGAAATGAGTACAATACCCGCTACGTTATTCGACAAAGTTTGGGATTCAC is a window from the Anseongella ginsenosidimutans genome containing:
- the ligD gene encoding DNA ligase D, which gives rise to MSLTTYRKKRSFKDSPEPKPKREGKNARKEDKKLRFVVQRHHASRLHYDFRLEMEGVLKSWAVPKGPSLNPSDKRLAMMVEDHPYDYKDFEGIIPEGNYGAGVVYKWDEGFYEPLDKSANPEKELLKELRSGSLKFLLKGKKLKGEFALVKMKGAEDNSWLLIKHKDKFSTETPYNSEDQVPAAIKEKKNNRKKSGASRRPAGEETKRTAARASAADFIKPMLATLIGKPFSREGWLFENKWDGYRAIAEVSSGAVRLYSRSGKSFNKDYEPIAGILSEIEHDLVLDGEIVALNKQGKPEFQLLQNYKKSAKGTLVYYVFDLLEFKGYDLKSMELFQRKELLNELFNSLGELRSAGTKDARVQNTEYVINEGEKYFKKILREKGEGLLAKSGSSSYQPGRRSDQWLKIKTHQRQEAIIAGFTDPRESRKKFGALILAVNENGKLKYIGHTGGGFNQESLNDVYEKMRPLIQDKSPFDKKPKTNAPVTWLKPELVCEVKFAEWTNGGHMRQPIFIALREDKAADMIVHEKPVDPEDASANKGAGKAENANEGIARKARKGASKKANAVKGDSAGKESSPAGAKSGKSLQLKAGNRNITISNPGKLYWPREKISKGDLVAYYQEMSGYLLPYLKDRPQSLHRHPDGITKAGFFQKDFDLKNAPEWIKTVPIHSESNNKEIDYLVCNNEATLLYMANLGCIEINPWLSRSPRIDFPDYIAIDLDPEKISFSAVIEAALAVKEVLDNLELGGFCKTSGATGLHIYIPLTRRYNFEVTRIAAQFIAQKAHELLPAITSLVRSPSKRQKKIYLDYLQNTRGQTLAAPYSARPRPQATVSAPLNWAEVNEKLNPGDFTIHTIGNRVKQLGDLWEATGKTKNSLSNILKASKS
- a CDS encoding Gfo/Idh/MocA family protein yields the protein MAGPFPGPGGKLRHACIGVGGMGAHDLKQFMAHAGVEIVALCDVDENHLKTAAEMVPGARTYTDWRELLKEERKNIDSVNVTVPDHNHFVIAREAIRRRKHVYCQKPMCHDVKEVRVLTEAAVKAGVITQLGTQVASSDGDRTGVQWIKEQPIGKVKHIYLCSNRPGAIKTYRLEGPRPEQGQEPPANLNWDLWLGTAPERPYAPTIYHPAIWRSWQDFGTGWSGDIGCHIFDAVWKGLGLKAPKTVIAEVQESWKNSPERNSDTWPQGDHITWVFPGNEMTESDELTIEWFDGEFYPPEKVRALFSVENYPAESAMLIGTEGALLIPHGGMPVLLPESKFATYPHPALATRNHYHHFVDACLGGEKTESHFAQSGPMTEAILLGTVAIRVPGQLLEWDPVKMRFPNHPEAEQLLERQYRKGWR
- a CDS encoding DUF6496 domain-containing protein, translating into MAKYSEKTQELVEETMKRMKEGKLKSSSGDKVTDRDQAIAIALSEAREKGYKVPPEKK
- a CDS encoding AI-2E family transporter: MKLHPLVKINLILLLFFLVFAGLYFARSFLVPISFGAIFAMVMIPLSKRLENLGLHRALSALVCLLLLVAIFSGLIALLSSQVASFSKDMAVIETQVNRQLDEAQRFIEQKVGISYESQEKMIKEQTSGDNSPSTLVAGLIGSLTKVIMNGFLVIIYLFLFIYYRTRLKKFVLKLVRGENKERVHDVISRSSQVAQHYLLGRGILMIVLTVFYLVGLSVVGVRNALFFSVLAALLSIVPWVGNLFGMILPMLMVFVQGGDIRIILGVMLVFGITQLIDTYIFEPLVLGYQVNIHPLFIIIIAVLGEIVWGIPGLILSIPVLGMVKIVFDNVDALEPYAYLLGAPRQSRRESAVVRKIKSWFR
- a CDS encoding sensor histidine kinase produces the protein MAVRMGIPVNPEKAVEIESSYRQLVQGMPGAVYTCDREGRITFYNKASAALWGRKPEIGKDMWCGSWKIYEADGFTLMPLEKCPMAMKLRGQKVKPGTEIIIERPDGVKRNVAVYPETIYDSSGNIAGAFNMLMDITVQKRAENVLRVGKEQYRKLAEDLEMRVQRRTQALSKANQYLERSNKELEQFAFVTSHDLQEPLRKIQTYGEILYNKHAGSMDEKGRAYLGKIVSSSRRLSTLINSLLTFSLLNQPGGTLEPVDLNKVLHDVLDDFELLIKEKQAVINADPLPWIKADPLQINQIFSNLVSNALKFSREGVAPVIEIKIRKLPAKEMALHVSLDKHLSYFELLVVDNGIGFEQKHAEKIFEIFQRLHDKQTYKGTGIGLTICAKAVANHRGHIYARSGKKKGASFYVLLPFEHESTPGNLNQTGEPAPAAES
- a CDS encoding Ku protein, producing the protein MRAIWSGSIGFGLVNIPVKLFSASQSSRLDLDMLDRRDHSRIKYQRINENTGKVVDWDDIVKGYELDDEYIILEEDDFEEASPEKTRLINIQDFVKESEIDSMYFEAPYYVEPDKGGQKPYSLLLKALEKSGKAGIATFVMRSSESLAVLRPKGNVLVLNKLRFEEELRSSEDLNVPEKIKIGKEEMEMAMELIDRYTAKFDIRKFKDEYSHDLMKIIKAKAKGKRPTVRKLKVPKTKSDDLLKQLKASLKSNKKAS
- a CDS encoding response regulator; translation: MKGTRFLIVDDDTEDQELFIDAVKEVDPTIECVSVYNGEEALDFLKKDPSVLPDYIFMDLNMPVLNGIQCLAEIKKTQTLHHIPVCIYTTSNWSKNEEETRKLGANHFFTKPVRFNEICKYISTILNSFPVSRS
- a CDS encoding CsbD family protein; amino-acid sequence: MDNLELKGKWNQAKGKLKQSYGSLTDDDLKYEEGKEDELIGKLQDKLGKSRDEVRKILRDI